CACATCCATGGCGCCGCTGGTTGGCGGGTGGCAGCGGAAAGGTTCCAGTCGTAAATTCCCATGGGAAGCAGGAGCAGCGCGCCGATGGCGAAGGAGTAGCCTGTGGCCGCCAGGACTGGCACGTCTTGCGCCGCCTTGCGCCCGGCGATTGTATAGAGCGCCCAGAGGGCCGTCGCCAGCAACACCAGCAGGTCGCCGGGATTGAAGGACAACTGAGTCAGCCGTTCCCACGATCCCTGGGCCGCCACGACAGCGACGCCTGCCACAGACAGGATGATGCCGGCCGCTTGGGTGCGCTGTAATTTTTCACGATCGATGAGAAAGACGAGCATGGCCGTGACCATCGGGCTCAGCGCATTGATCAACGTGGCGTTTACCGATGTGGTATAGCGGAGTCCCAGGTAAAGAACGGTGTTGAAAAGGCAGACGCCTGACAAGGCCATGAGGGTGATCCAGCCCCAGGAACGCCGGGTGATGCGCTCGATGGGATAGGTGCGGAGGGCCATCGGCAACATGATCACCGCGGCGATGACGAAGCGGATGCTCGATAAGGCAAAGGCGGGGATGGCGACGACCAGCAGCCGTCCCATCACAAAGTTGGTCGCCCAGATAAGCGGCGTCAGGATCAGTTTATAAAAGGGGTTCAAGGGTTCTCATACACGACCTTCCTATATTAAAGTATACATTTTTGTGACAAACATTGGGCAAAGGGCTGCCTTCATTTCATCATAACACAATTCCAGCCATCGGGCGAAGTGACAAAGATGACAACAAAAATAAAGAACCGCAGTCAAGCGCCTGCGGTTCCACCGAGGTTGGATTCTTTGTATCTACGTATCTACATGAGACGCATTCCCTTTACCCCTCGGTACGCCGCTGCCGCCAAGCCAACATTGACAGCGGAACCGACAACCAGAAAGGGCATGACGGCCACGACGGCGGCCCAGCCGCCCATGAGCAGCATCGTCAAGGAGGAGACGACGCCGTTCAGAAACACACCGGCGATGAACGCCGCCGTCAGGCCGAACCGCTCCTTTGTCCAACGAAAAACCCAGGCCCACAGGGCCATCTGCGCGGCGATAAAGAGATGAACCGGCAGGGTGAGCGGAAAACCGACAACCATGGCGGTCAGCAGGTGTCCGAGGGTGATGACGATCATCCCCCCTGTCGCCCCAAGGGCCAGGGCGGCGAAAAATCCGGGGAAGGAGTCGAGGCCGATCGTGCCGACGGGGCTGGGGATTTTGATCATGGCGCCAACGGCGCTCAAGGCGATCAGGACGCCCATCAGGGCGATTCCCCGGATGCTCTTCCAGGAAAAGCCTGTCTGATTGTATTCCAAGGGCATGTGGCTCATGTTGAAAACCTTCTTTCCTGTTCTTTGGCATGTTGTTGCTGTGGAACGACGATCGCTTGGGAACGGCGATCACCGGAACGAGCGCCTTCGATGTCGTGATGTCCTGACCTTTACCGGGCCTTCTCCTTCAATTCGCCGAGATGGTGGATAGGCGCGCCGGCGATCTGGGGCGGCGATGTCTCGGCGGTAAAGATCAGGCAGGTGGAGGGGCCCGCCGATTTAGCCAAATCCAGCGGGGTGTCTTCCTGCCAGCCGACGACTCGGCAACGGACGGCTGCCGCCAGGTTTTCGGCCTCGACGCGAATCCCTTTGGAACCGACGGGCACCACTTCACGCACACGGGGATCGGCCAGCAATGCCCGCACATGTTCAGCCCGGGCGATGGGCTTGCCGTCATCAGACACCACCTCGGCGCCGACTTTCGGCCACCCGAGGCAATAGACCTG
The nucleotide sequence above comes from Heliomicrobium gestii. Encoded proteins:
- a CDS encoding ECF transporter S component; translated protein: MSHMPLEYNQTGFSWKSIRGIALMGVLIALSAVGAMIKIPSPVGTIGLDSFPGFFAALALGATGGMIVITLGHLLTAMVVGFPLTLPVHLFIAAQMALWAWVFRWTKERFGLTAAFIAGVFLNGVVSSLTMLLMGGWAAVVAVMPFLVVGSAVNVGLAAAAYRGVKGMRLM
- a CDS encoding DMT family transporter, with amino-acid sequence MNPFYKLILTPLIWATNFVMGRLLVVAIPAFALSSIRFVIAAVIMLPMALRTYPIERITRRSWGWITLMALSGVCLFNTVLYLGLRYTTSVNATLINALSPMVTAMLVFLIDREKLQRTQAAGIILSVAGVAVVAAQGSWERLTQLSFNPGDLLVLLATALWALYTIAGRKAAQDVPVLAATGYSFAIGALLLLPMGIYDWNLSAATRQPAAPWMWGAAVYLGLFASVLAFYWWNQAVQAYGATVSSLFQNLITVYAAAIAYWGLQEPLYGYHWLGAALVFGGALLASGIFQSKKRADGVAAP